The DNA sequence AGGAACTGACAATAGATCCACAAGAAATTAACAATGTATTTACAAATTTTTATTCAAAGCTATATACATCAGAGTTCCCCCAAGATACTTCTCAAATGACAGACTTTCTGGAGAATCTAGACACTCCGTCCTTGACACAAGATGGTCGTGAGGGTTTGGAAAAACCCCTTGACATACAGGAAATAGAGAAGGCAATTAAAGACATGCAGAGTGGGAAAACCCCTGGGCCTGATGGGTATCCTGTAGAATTTTATAAAAAGTTTGCTTCACAATTGACTCCTTTGATTCtaaatatgtttaataattcTTTTGAACAGTCATGCCTGCCACAAAGTCTCACTGAAGCCCTCATTACAGTGTTATTAAAGCCAGGCAAAGATGCAGAGCATTGTGCCTCTTATAGGCCTATATCATTGCTGAATGTAGATGTAAAGATTCTTTCCAAAGTTTAGGCTACTAGAATAAACAGTGTAATATCTGATATAATTTCAGAGGACCAAACAGGCTTCGTCAAAGGCCGCCACTCATTCACCAACATTCGGAGGCTTTTAAATGTGGTGCACTCTCTGGTGTCCGGGGACATGCCAGAAGTGGTGGTGTCCCTGCACGCAGAGAAAGCATTTGATACAGTTGAATGGGGATATTTATTCTCAGTCTTACATAAGTTTGGGTTCGGTCAAATTTTTATTTCATGGATTCACTTACTGTATTCTTCCCCAAAAGCTGCGGTAATCACAAATAAGCTACGCTCAGAATATTTCTCTTTATCTAGAGGAACGCGTCAAGGTTGTCCCCTTAGCCCATTGTTATTTATAATAGCAATAGAACCCCTGGCAATAAAGCTTAGAACTGCACAATCCATACATAGGATCCACAGGATGGGCAGGGAATTTAAAGTTTCTTTATATGCCGACAACCTTTTAATTTACATTACAGACCCCCTGATATGCACTCCGGTaattttgaatattttaaataactttAGTAGCTTTTCTGGGTATAAAatcaattaaagctgcaagcagcaatgatcgggccctcgcactccgcgcgaccgccccctccccgtcatgCCGTCACTTCCCAcccccgctccccccacgagctgcggcgattttgccagcggtgggaaaaagccggcagacagaagcagagatgtgtcagtgcaacaaatctgtcaatatatgtaaaaaatgttagtgtgcagtaacctcctctttacagtaggtggcgctgtccacagatgtccacacgtggtcggggtcgggtctgtattacatgtaaaaaatttgaggattttaggagcatccgtggtggagttgtatcagctgcagtaccgtatgtgtccactgggtggagccagacaccatgagaatagtggagacgtgtctgtgcatcaaacctcaaaaaacatttgattcatacatgaaaaatgtcctgaAGCAGTtgcttccggtttcctgtaggtggcgctgtgcaggtgactcatgagcatgcagacgtgtagggggacggaccgttaggacatgaaaaaaatttgaggacgctaggacgatgcacggcgaagttataagcagttgatgtttcatggcgaaggttcgacagtcgccaccgccacgggcagcctgatacaggaaaccaaacaggtgtctctgtaggacttcaaatctgtgatcctcatttggctgtgtaatgacagggaaggattaaacagagtgcatgtcagtgaagaacatggcacttcctgtctccaccacaagggagcgccatagatcatgatgacatggagacgttcagggaggggctctgaccacgtgcagaaagtttgaagccgtttggagcaagtatgtaggagagagagctgttcgtgtatgaatggcgaagtgacgccacagcggccacgccctttaacttagagaaaagatcagcatggtctctaggtgacagtgaccgaatatgaagtcaatcggtcgaaatccctaggaggagttcgtccgcataccaaaggtggaaatcgctgaaatttgaccgccaaaatcaaaatggctgacttcctgtgtggtctacaTCAaaggtgcaagagacttttatgtgcgtctggacgtgttctgtgtgtgtgccaatttttgtcttcctactccaaaaaacccctatggagaggggtcttttaaaaattcaagggggcgccattgagccattttgccccgcccacttacaaGACCCACATCAGTTGGTAGGACATGCCCCAGAGAACGTGTGTgagaattttcatgatcatagaaggtcgttaaggtcattaaaaactcaaacgtaatctcacagcgaaggatcgacagtcggCGCGCCGCCACACAGAcgccattgcacgcagcttcacggccttcatagtgtagcttcaccaactagttggaaaggttctagaggtgaaatgaagttgatgctgtcaaccatgtaggagcagtacatgtcGGAGCAGTACATGTCAGAGCAAAAAGAGGTAAtctcctgttaccagcaggaggcgccacgagtaagtcagggtttcaacatatggaggcgttcagggcagagccctcatcatgctcataaagtttgaagacgtttggataaagtatgcgagcgtgagagccgttcgaagttacatggcgaaatcatgaatcgtcgctagactttggcgagccacagaggccacgccctttaagttagagaaaagcttttgataacttttgatcagcaggtcctttaggtgacctccagcaaatttcaggtcaatcgggtgaaagctctaggaggagttcgctcacataccaatggtgtaaatcgccaaaatcgctaACTTCCacccaagatggcggacttcctgttgagttgaggtcatggtgtcaagagactttgtGGTGTGTCTCAGTGCGATAAACGACCTTGACCGACATCAATATAACTATGTAGATGCTGTCTGCTACGAAAACAAACTACACTGGTTTGCTAAATATTTCCCATATCTGGTGCTGGTGTAACGCAGCAGaataattattttatgtttcaggtttatttttatatcataGTGCTCATTTAAGTTAGTATAAGCCCCGAAGGAGaagaaatgtgttattttgtgatTTTGGGTATTGTTTTCATGAGAGCAGATTCACGGCACTATTGGTTTTGCCTTAAGTTCCAGGGGAAATGATATACGTGTTGGTCCCTTTAAGAgcgttgttcttgtttttttttttgaatgtctAGTTGAAGACGAGTTGTATCGCTTGCCGAGGGCATGTTGCAAATGAAGAATAAAAACTGAAGATAAGCGCATGCTTTTCATTTTGGAGGTGCAACACTACTTCATACTCTCATCTTCTTGGCATGCAGCAATTTCTGGTTCAAATTCCCCCGCACAAGCTCCAAACTGGAGCACTTTGTGTCCATTCTCCTAAAGTGCTTTGACTCCCCATGGACAACAAGGGCTTTGTCTGAGACCGTGGTAGAAGAGAGTGACCCCAAACCTCTTGGAAAAATGAACGGTTCGATGGACAAGAAGGCCTCCAGTGTGAGCGAGGATGTTGAGGCCAGCATACCAATGCTTCAGCGAACAAAGTCCAGGATTGAACAGGGAATAGTAGATCGCTCTGAAACAGGTGTTTTGGATAAAAAGGAAGGGGAGCAACCGGGACgagggaacttttacactgtcccacacctggaacactgtcctgaggagaccagactgctgtcccacacctgggacacagctctgaggaagccggactacaggtggcgctgttcccccactacctggagtagtgggagaatggtgccacaacctgcataagatcagctggcagacacgtcagggaacatcatgtgacttctgaggaagactgcaggaagtagtcgaaacatgtcaagtcaaggtaaaacacaaaaaacactggtctgactaaaaagaatactatcatagttcataaataggtgaagaccaaatgaaccttgtcgaaATATAGGAAGGGGAGCAGGCCAAGGCTCTTTTTGAGAAGGTGAAGAAATTCCGGATCCATGTAGAGGAGGGTGATATAGTGTACCGTCTATATGTTCGTCAGACCGTAATCAAGGTGATCAAGTTCATACTGATAATTAGCTACACAGCCTACTATGTACGAAACATCAGGTTTAGTGTAGACTGTGCagtaaacattcagaaacttACAGGCGTTCCCTCAAACGATATTCCTTTGAATCAATCCGTGAGGAAAGCAGCTACAGTGACATCCCTGACTTAAAGAATGACTTTGCCTTCATGCTACACATGATAGATCAGTATGACCCTCTCTACTCCAAGCGCTTTGCTGTATTTCTGTCGGAGGTGAGCGAGAACAAACTGAGGCAGCTGAACCTGAACGAGTGGACACTGGAGAAACTGAGGCAGCGTATTACCAAGAATTCACAGGATAAGCTGGAGCTGCATCTCTTCATGCTCAGTGGGATCCCAGACACGGTGTTTGATCTGGTCGAGCTAGAAGTGCTCAAGCTGGAGCTCATCCCAGATGTAACCATCCCTCCAATCATTGCCCAGCTTTCCAGCCTGAGGGAGATGTGGCTCTATCACACACCAGCTAAAATTGAGGCTCCAGCTCTGGCTTTCCTGAGAGAGAACCTGAAGTCCCTACACATCAAGTTCACTGATATCAAGGAGATTCCACTGTGGATCTACAGCCTGAAGAACCTCAATGAGTTACACCTAACTGGGAACCTGAGCACTGAGAACAATCGTTACATCGTCATCAATGGGCTCAGGGAGCTCAAAAGTCTCAAAGTGCTCCGTCTGAAAAGCAACCTAACCAAGCTTCCACAGGTGGTGACAGATGTGGGTGTGCACCTTCAGAAGCTCTTCATCAATAACGAGGGTACCAAGCTCATGGTGCTCAACAGCCTAAAGAAAATGGTCAACAGATTCCTAGAGGCAGAGACTTGCCGATTTTTGTTAGCCCGTTTTGCATAAAGTGGGCATGTTGCAAATGAAGAATAAAAACTGAAGATGAGCGCATGCTTTTCATTTTGGAGGTGCAACACTACTTCATACTCTCATCTTCTTGGCATGCAGCAATTTCTGGTTCAAATTCCCCCGCACAAGCTCCAAACTGGAGCACTTTGTGTCCATTCTCCTAAAGTGCTTTGACTCCCCATGGACAACAAGGGCTTTGTCTGAGACCGTGGTAGAAGAGAGTGACCCCAAACCTCTTGGAAAAATGAACGGTTCGATGGACAAGAAGGCCTCCAGTGTGAGCGAGGATGTTGAGGCCAGCATACCAATGCTTCAGCGAACAAAGTCCAGGATTGAACAGGGAATAGTAGATCGCTCTGAAACAGGTGTTTTGGATAAAAAGGAAGGGGAGCAACCGGGACgagggaacttttacactgtcccacacctggaacactgtcctgaggagaccagactgctgtcccacacctgggacacagctctgaggaagccggactacaggtggcgctgttcccccactacctggagtagtgggagaatggtgccacaacctgcataagatcagctggcagacacgtcagggaacatcatgtgacttctgaggaagactgcaggaagtagtcgaaacatgtcaagtcaaggtaaaacacaaaaaacactggtggATGGAAATCAATGAACCCTCCAAAGGCATCTGTATGGCTTTCAGATACAATGATGTATTTAAAACTGGAGAAGATAAAACATTTCCTTAAAGGATCTAACACCCAAAAATTTTATAGAACCTGGGGCCCTCtactgtcttattttgaaaagctaaCAATGCTACCTTCCCAGTAATTAGGCGGTACAAAGTGTAGTAGTTAGTAATAGTCTTGGTCGTAATAAATGAgcctttagtttttttgtttttgttttttttcttcttcttcttttttagggcccaagcaccgagtggtgcgaaggccctattgtaattgctggtattattattattattagggcccgagcaccgagtggtgcgaaggccctatttaattgtagtgtttattattatttttgtttgtgcctATTTACGCTGCATTTtcgcccctttgccatgcacgaaaactcacgaaactttgcacactcatcaggggtggcgaaaaatttgatattttgtggtcgctgcaaaggggcggggcaaaatggctctacggtgcccccttgaaattttcaaaacacccctcgcatttggcttagcttggagtaggtgcacgaaaatcggtacacatgtttatcatagcaagacgcaccaaaaagtctgttgacaccatgaccttaacccaacaggaagtccgccatcttggatggaaaatggcgattttggcgatttacacattacacattgagcgaactcctcctagagctttcacccgattgacctgaaatttgctggaggtcacctaaaggacctgctgatcaaaagttatcaaaagcttttctctaacttaaagggcgtggcctctgtggctcgccaaaatcTGGTgatgattcatgatttcgccatgtaacttcgaacggctctcacgctcgcatactttatccaaacgtcttcaaactttatgagcatgagggctccatatgttgaaaccctgactTACTCAGGgcaccccctgctggtaacaggaaatgactcTATTTACTCTGACGTTTATTACTCCTACacagttgacagcatcaactttgTTTCAGCTCTAGAACCTTTCCAGCTAGTTGGttaagctacactatgaaggccgtgaagctgcgtgcaatggtgtctgtgtggcggCGTGgcgactgtcgatccttcgccatgagattacgtttgagtttttaatgaccttaacgaccttctatgatcatgaaaattcatacacacgttcatGGGGGcatgtcctagcaactgatgggggttgcgtaagtgggtggggtaaattggctcaatggcgcccccttgaattttttaaacacccctctccataggggtttttttggagtaggaagacaaaattcggcacacacacacagaacacgtccagacgctcataaaagtctcttgcaccattgatccagaccacacaggaagtcagccattttgattttggcggtcaaatttcagcgatttccacctttggtatgcggacgaactcctcctagggatttcaaccgattgacttcatattcggttgctgtcacctagagaccatgctgatcaaaatttatcaaaagcttttctctaagttaaagggcgtggccgctgtggcgtcacttcgccattcatacacgaacagctctctctcctacatacttgctccaaacggcttcaaactttctgcacgtgctcagagcccctccctgaatgTCTCTAtgccatgttctacactgacatgcacttatctctcactgtttaatccttccctgccATTACACAGCCAtcctacagagacacctgtttggtttcctgtatcaggctgcccgTGGTGGTGGCGACTGtcgaaccttcgccatgaaacatcaactgcttataactttgGAGTGCATCGTCCTaacgtcctcaaatttttttcatgtcataatgGTCCGTCCCCGGACACGTCTG is a window from the Parambassis ranga chromosome 12, fParRan2.1, whole genome shotgun sequence genome containing:
- the LOC114444114 gene encoding volume-regulated anion channel subunit LRRC8A-like gives rise to the protein MRLCLVINTLSMLDWFKSSLKNLNELHLTGNLSTENNRYIVIDGLRELKSLKVLRLKSNLTKLPQVVTDVGVHLQKLSINNEGTKFMVLNSLKKMCFDSPWTTRALSETVVEESDPKPLGKMNGSMDKKASSEGEQAKALFEKVKKFRIHVEEGDIVYRLYVRQTVIKVIKFILIISYTAYYVRNIRRSLKRYSFESIREESSYSDIPDLKNDFAFMLHMIDQYDPLYSKRFAVFLSEVSENKLRQLNLNEWTLEKLRQRITKNSQDKLELHLFMLSGIPDTVFDLVELEVLKLELIPDVTIPPIIAQLSSLREMWLYHTPAKIEAPALAFLRENLKSLHIKFTDIKEIPLWIYSLKNLNELHLTGNLSTENNRYIVINGLRELKSLKVLRLKSNLTKLPQVVTDVGVHLQKLFINNEGTKLMVLNSLKKMVNRFLEAETCRFLLARFA